The Paracoccus sp. MC1862 genome includes a window with the following:
- a CDS encoding replicative DNA helicase, which translates to MNELRALTPRPVAGADESDTPSVPFSIEAEQQLLGALLTNNDVFDSITRLIRAEHFYDPVHRRIFELCSERIVRNALASPVTIKAFMEHDAGLKELGGPAYLARLAGAAVSSYAARDYAKMIREFALRRELISLGQEISARAATVVIDDDAEEQIKTAEQTLYKLGEQGVAERGFQSFLQAVTGAVETANAAYQRGGKLSGISTGLSDLDAKLGGLNKSDLLILAGRPSMGKTSLATNIAFNVAKAHRMGELPDGSRGTVDGGIVGFFSLEMSAEQLAARILSEASEVPSEMIRRGELSEEEFRRFVEAAHALQNCPLYIDDTPALPINQLAARARKLKRTMGLDVLIVDYLQLLRAASAKDSRVNEVSEITQGLKAIAKELNIPVIALSQLSRQVENREDKRPQLSDLRESGSIEQDADIVMFVFREEYYREREKPSDHDLDKMATWQQVMEQVHGKAEVIIGKQRHGPIGSVELSFEGRFTRFGNLARNHVQQWG; encoded by the coding sequence ATGAACGAGCTTCGCGCGCTCACGCCCCGCCCTGTGGCGGGTGCCGATGAGTCCGATACCCCCTCCGTGCCCTTCTCGATCGAGGCCGAACAGCAGCTTCTGGGCGCACTGCTGACCAACAACGACGTGTTCGATTCGATCACCCGCCTGATCCGGGCCGAGCATTTCTACGACCCCGTCCACCGCCGCATCTTCGAGCTGTGTTCGGAACGCATCGTCAGGAACGCCCTGGCCAGCCCGGTGACGATCAAGGCCTTCATGGAACATGACGCGGGGCTGAAGGAACTGGGCGGCCCCGCCTATCTCGCGCGTCTGGCCGGGGCGGCGGTCTCCTCCTACGCCGCGCGCGATTATGCGAAGATGATCCGCGAGTTCGCCCTGCGGCGCGAACTGATTTCGCTGGGGCAGGAAATCTCGGCCCGTGCCGCGACCGTCGTCATCGATGACGACGCCGAGGAGCAGATCAAGACCGCCGAGCAGACGCTTTACAAGCTGGGCGAGCAGGGCGTGGCGGAACGCGGGTTCCAGTCTTTCCTGCAGGCCGTCACCGGCGCAGTGGAAACCGCAAACGCCGCCTATCAGCGCGGTGGCAAACTGTCGGGGATCTCGACCGGGCTGTCCGATCTGGATGCCAAGCTGGGCGGCCTGAACAAGTCGGACCTGCTGATCCTGGCCGGGCGGCCGTCGATGGGAAAGACCTCGCTTGCGACCAACATCGCCTTCAACGTCGCCAAGGCGCACCGGATGGGCGAGTTGCCCGACGGCAGCCGGGGCACCGTGGACGGCGGCATCGTCGGATTCTTCTCGCTGGAAATGTCGGCGGAACAGCTTGCCGCGCGGATTCTCTCTGAGGCATCGGAAGTGCCCAGCGAGATGATCCGGCGGGGTGAGCTTTCCGAAGAGGAGTTCCGCCGCTTCGTGGAAGCGGCCCATGCGCTGCAGAACTGCCCGCTGTATATCGACGACACGCCGGCGCTGCCGATCAACCAGTTGGCCGCCCGCGCCCGCAAGCTGAAGCGGACGATGGGGTTGGACGTGCTGATCGTGGACTACTTGCAGCTTCTGCGCGCGGCTTCTGCCAAGGACAGCCGCGTGAACGAGGTGAGCGAGATCACGCAAGGGCTCAAGGCCATCGCCAAGGAACTGAACATCCCCGTGATCGCACTGTCCCAGCTTTCCCGTCAGGTCGAGAACCGCGAGGACAAGCGCCCGCAGCTGTCGGATCTGCGCGAATCCGGGTCCATCGAGCAGGACGCCGACATCGTGATGTTCGTCTTTCGAGAGGAATATTACCGCGAGCGCGAGAAGCCCTCGGACCACGACCTCGACAAGATGGCGACCTGGCAGCAGGTGATGGAGCAGGTCCACGGCAAGGCCGAGGTCATCATCGGCAAGCAGCGCCACGGACCCATCGGCTCGGTGGAACTGAGCTTCGAGGGCCGCTTCACCCGCTTCGGCAACCTGGCGCGGAACCACGTCCAGCAATGGGGCTGA
- a CDS encoding orotate phosphoribosyltransferase, with amino-acid sequence MTLSFPTREEIARLSARMLLEIRAVHFSAEPFTYASGLKGPTYIDCRKLISYPRIRGTLMDFMAATVCRDAGFEAFDNIAGGETAGIPFAALVAERLGLPMTYVRKKPKGYGRNARIEGEMREGQRVLLVEDLTTDGGSKLSFVDAIRETGATCAHTAVIFYYGIFPETTQRLADHGVRLHHLCTWWDVLEEAKAQGSFDSATLSEVEAFLTDPRGWQAAHS; translated from the coding sequence ATGACCCTGAGCTTCCCCACCCGCGAGGAGATCGCCCGCCTCTCGGCCCGGATGCTGCTGGAGATCAGGGCCGTGCATTTCTCGGCCGAGCCCTTCACCTATGCCTCGGGGCTCAAGGGGCCGACCTATATCGACTGCCGCAAGCTGATCTCCTACCCCCGCATCCGGGGCACACTGATGGATTTCATGGCGGCCACCGTCTGCCGCGACGCGGGCTTCGAAGCTTTCGACAACATCGCAGGCGGCGAGACCGCGGGCATCCCCTTTGCCGCGCTGGTGGCGGAACGGCTGGGCCTGCCCATGACCTATGTCCGCAAGAAGCCCAAGGGCTATGGCCGCAATGCCCGGATCGAGGGCGAGATGCGCGAAGGCCAGCGCGTGCTGCTGGTCGAGGACCTGACCACCGACGGCGGATCGAAGCTGTCCTTCGTGGACGCCATCCGCGAGACGGGGGCCACCTGCGCCCATACGGCGGTGATCTTCTACTACGGCATTTTCCCCGAGACGACGCAGCGTCTGGCCGATCATGGTGTAAGGCTGCATCACCTGTGCACCTGGTGGGACGTGCTGGAAGAAGCCAAGGCGCAGGGGTCTTTCGACAGTGCAACCCTTTCCGAAGTCGAAGCTTTCCTGACCGACCCGCGCGGCTGGCAGGCAGCTCATTCCTGA